From a region of the Zingiber officinale cultivar Zhangliang chromosome 4B, Zo_v1.1, whole genome shotgun sequence genome:
- the LOC121975840 gene encoding probable E3 ubiquitin-protein ligase HIP1: protein MYQHTPLKGFFNDSQDNHELHGNLLSPTDNNLGGSFTGPKTASLSIWDPLAPSSSMPPANLGSHEQIKTESGLALSSSTNNEATGSWIRESVSEANNWSPFVSEYVGLSNSYENDGVPFPPFYDVNDLCAYSCSNAEPVGIGSQVLEPGLPEESCNRGLLQRPHVSLNESPSRTFENSFRVTDFFSKDNGGRQNVKLGDTNSSHKRKNVDVVCGESSPIISSTTFNDGITARIVASEDRSLVSGVGNEVGSKRNTRRRITHADQATTSTPNLYLEENSFALCDPWPSIEISFLDVPSNPSVHSRLTGRNVTPNRQHLAHAIPGSTLDLCPPFHVLGSSTSEVGSSSQSPMPCIDEASEELNFVSGSSTTTHRFFTSHNRMGPVQDQSNRGLARSSTILSGNAVPTSQVGTNLAFHQLTGENCAAHLHHRRALNQGAVLEPFNFDLHHDHPSKLVENVHHELGPVNRVYPHSFTRTLNMLPRQNGGVSGVPLSASGHATARREGRSRILEGPQVFESAVHWVRHSHDRYRDMRMDIDDMSYEELLALGERIGNVNCGLSEEKILSGLRQRKYISSSLEPSEDAEQCSICREEYVEGQELSRLDCDHDFHTVCIKKWLGIKNLCPICKATGIQGA from the exons ATGTATCAACATACACCCTTGAAGGGATTTTTCAATGATTCACAAGATAACCATGAGTTACATGGAAACTTACTGTCTCCCACCGACAATAACCTAGGTGGAAGTTTCACTGGTCCAAAAACTGCTAGCTTAAGTATATGGGATCCACTCGCGCCTAGCTCCAGCATGCCTCCAGCTAACCTAGGTAGCCATGAGCAAATAAAAACAGAAAGTGGTTTGGCACTAAGTTCTTCTACAAATAATGAAGCAACTGGATCGTGGATAAGAGAAAGTGTATCTGAAGCAAACAATTGGTCGCCTTTTGTTAGTGAATATGTAGGACTTTCCAACAGTTATGAAAACGATGGAGTGCCGTTCCCGCCATTTTATGATGTTAATGATCTCTGTGCCTATTCTTGCAGCAATGCAGAGCCAGTTGGAATTGGTAGCCAGGTTCTTGAACCAGGGCTTCCAGAAGAATCGTGTAATAGAGGTTTATTGCAAAGGCCACATGTTTCTCTCAATGAAAGCCCTTCAAGAACCTTTGAGAATTCTTTCAGAGTTACTGATTTCTTTTCCAAGGACAATGGAGGAAGACAAAATGTTAAACTTGGTGATACAAACTCTTCGCACAAGAGAAAAAATGTCGATGTAGTTTGTGGGGAGTCTTCGCCTATTATAAGTTCTACAACTTTCAATGATG GTATAACGGCTAGAATTGTAGCTTCTGAAGACCGGTCTTTGGTTTCTGGTGTTGGAAATGAAGTAGGTTCCAAGAGGAACACACGTAGAAGAATCACCCATGCAGATCAAGCTACTACATCTACACCTAATCTTTATCTAGAAGAGAATTCCTTTGCTCTCTGTGATCCTTGGCCTTCTATTGAAATATCCTTTTTAGATGTTCCATCAAATCCTTCAGTGCACTCTAGGTTGACTGGTAGAAATGTGACACCAAATAGGCAGCATCTTGCACATGCAATTCCTGGCTCAACTTTGGATCTCTGTCCTCCTTTCCATGTATTAGGAAGTTCCACCAGTGAAGTAGGAAGTTCTTCACAGTCTCCAATGCCTTGTATTGATGAAGCTTCTGAGGAACTAAACTTTGTTAGTGGTTCAAGTACTACCACACATCGATTTTTTACTTCTCATAACAGAATGGGACCAGTGCAAGACCAGTCAAACAGGGGTTTGGCCAGAAGTAGCACAATTTTATCTGGAAATGCAGTACCTACATCACAGGTTGGCACCAACTTGGCGTTCCATCAATTGACAGGAGAGAACTGTGCTGCTCACCTACACCATCGTCGTGCATTAAATCAAGGAGCTGTACTTGAGCCCTTTAACTTTGATCTGCATCATGATCATCCATCCAAGTTGGTGGAGAACGTGCATCATGAATTAGGACCTGTTAACCGTGTTTATCCTCATTCATTCACGAGAACACTAAATATGTTGCCAAGGCAAAATGGTGGTGTTTCAGGTGTTCCCTTGTCCGCAAGTGGTCATGCAACtgcaagaagagaaggaagaagcaggATTTTAGAG GGTCCCCAGGTTTTTGAGTCGGCAGTCCATTGGGTCAGGCATTCGCATGACAGGTATCGAGATATGCGGATGGACATCGATGATATGTCTTATGAG GAACTGCTGGCTTTAGGAGAGCGTATCGGTAATGTCAACTGTGGTCTCAGTGAGGAAAAAATCCTGAGCGGCCTACGGCAACGCAAGTATATATCTAGTTCATTGGAACCATCAGAGGATGCTGAACAATGCTCCATCTGTCGG GAAGAGTATGTTGAAGGACAGGAACTAAGCCGGCTCGATTGTGATCATGATTTCCACACCGTCTGCATCAAGAAATGGCTAGGGATCAAGAATTTGTGCCCTATCTGTAAAGCCACTGGCATTCAAGGTGCCTGA